The Streptomyces sp. NBC_01463 DNA window CCGGGGCGTGCCGCCGAGTTCGAACTCCCGCACGCGGCCCCGCTGCCGGATCTGATCGAGTCGATCCAGGCGGGCGGCCTGATCACCCTCTGCACCCAGTGCGCGGCCCGCCGCGACATCACCGAGCAGGACGTCCTGGAGGGCGTACGGATCGCCGGCGCCCAGGTCTTCGTCAGCGAGGTCATGGCCGACGGCGTCCAGGCCCTCGTCTACTGACGGGGCCGGTCGCTCACTGGCGGCGCTTCTTGCCGTCGAGCTCGTCCCACCACGCGTCCGACTCCGGATCGCCGGTGGGACCCTTCGGCGGGGGGCCGCCCCTGCCGGAGCGGGGCGGGCCCGCGGGCCGGGGCCGGGACCCCGGGGCGGGGTCGTCCCACCAGCGGTCCTCCGGGCCCTTCCGGTTCGCGACCATCGCCGCGACGGGCGGGATCACCATCGCGACCACGCACATCACGATGGCGGCTGGCATCGACCAGAGCCTCACGAAGGCCCAGGCCGAGACGAAGAGGACGAGACATCCGCCCATCATCAGGAAGTAGGCGCGCCGGCGTCGGCGGTACATGAATCCAGCGTAGGCCCGATTCGCCCACCCGGCCGGTCCTGGACCGCGCCGGCTTGCGCCCGGACGGCACGAAGGGCCGTACCCCGGTTTCAGGAAGGCGTCCAACCCCCTGGGGTACGGCCCTTCGGCCGGTCGTCGGCAGAGCCGCGACTACCGCTGCCGCATGTGCGGAAGAGGCACTAGACGGCGATGGCCACCTCGGAGAGGCCGCCCGTCTGCGCCACGACCGTACGGTCGGCGCTGCCGCCCGGAACCAGGGCGCGCAGCGTCCAGGTGCCCTCGGCCGCGTAGAAGCGGAACTGTCCGGTCGCCGAGGTCGGGACCTCGGCGGTGAACTCGCCGGTCGAGTCCAGCAGGCGCACGTAGCCGGTGACGGGCTCGCCGTCGCGGGTCACGCTGCCCTGGATGGTGGTCTCACCGGGCTTGATCGTCGAAGCGTCGGGGCCGCCGGCCTT harbors:
- a CDS encoding DsrE family protein; translated protein: MPKKLVIKVTAGADSAERCSQAFTVAAVAVASGVEVSLWLTGESAWFALPGRAAEFELPHAAPLPDLIESIQAGGLITLCTQCAARRDITEQDVLEGVRIAGAQVFVSEVMADGVQALVY
- a CDS encoding DUF3099 domain-containing protein, with translation MYRRRRRAYFLMMGGCLVLFVSAWAFVRLWSMPAAIVMCVVAMVIPPVAAMVANRKGPEDRWWDDPAPGSRPRPAGPPRSGRGGPPPKGPTGDPESDAWWDELDGKKRRQ
- a CDS encoding DUF1416 domain-containing protein, encoding MCGAKAGGPDASTIKPGETTIQGSVTRDGEPVTGYVRLLDSTGEFTAEVPTSATGQFRFYAAEGTWTLRALVPGGSADRTVVAQTGGLSEVAIAV